Proteins from a genomic interval of Lycium ferocissimum isolate CSIRO_LF1 chromosome 2, AGI_CSIRO_Lferr_CH_V1, whole genome shotgun sequence:
- the LOC132046835 gene encoding filament-like plant protein 7: protein MDHKSWPWKKKSTEKHPVAEDKANLSLRRNDEETLLSDKAELERELKAVNDKLSSALVECRAKDDFAQKQMKIAQEAIAGWEKTETEARLLKRELEKALQQSVAGEERLVNLDGALKECMQQLRFIQGEQEKTIHDAVSKASKEFEKTRTLLEKKLADAGQKLSRLGSENTQLSMALMAKEKATGHLKGQVARAEAGFSALKTRLESVEKDNASLLYEVRVLEKELDIRNEEREFNRRTADVAQKQHLESVKKIAQLDSECQRLRVLVRKRLPGPAALAKMRNEVEMLGNDHAKMRRRKSNPYPNGSVDLTSETALDTPNRKVNFLSEQLFMMEEENRTLKEALNKQDNELKLSRVTNAQTTAEPEKYLPSTQELSMTSLSDMGSDDIGGCSDSWASALMSELEHFKNEKQIGPPSIISVGASDINLMDDFAEMEKLAVESTFNPLGVIHHALPRENGNGGVLESQLCSHSSETDSTERVPATDRYVSSNDNQLKAILTNKASGGVDNILKMLLEHGHVTQRNPCEILEDIRTALAQKYPSSKKPAEANESAIDTDITCSPNNGECKEIRDDSYTGTDDNVSLEKKCEPDMLSYMGTSINKVINIIEGINISSTDGSIPEILSHNGNGLLPYESAPKETAYVVRVFQWKTSELSAILQEFVQTCRDLLNGKVHVEKFTERLTWTLEWIVNHCFSLQDVSSMKDTIKNHFDWDDSQSIDMETGVINPIFEFDKLQTEGGNSLYSPAFSSLGRMSSLPEKKVLSSVDNESQLWKDEFPEEGPTKADLEGKLQAETLQSDSLMVQLQESEETVKSLQKEVENLRQSKGMIEDQIEKEKMVKDELERQFKAAKLELNEACRKACCLEKELEDKNKSYNKLDSTCHMLELQQESTEDLELSENAEVDPEEKLLQSDRDITAASEKLAECQETILNLGKQLKALASPGDAALFDKVISTTSETTTATMTTPSKNFGRRSSLLDKMLAEDDEMGSPTTTKEVILDLKKTTSSSFGGSVEQPEKSPLTNGSMHSGNEAVTGSLPIMPKNKKNVLGLWRKLLRKGKKKGSTTKLKV from the exons ATGGATCACAAATCATGGCCCTGGAAGAAAAAATCCACAGAAAAACACCCGGTCGCTGAAGACAAAGCAAATCTCTCATTGAGAAGAAATGACGAGGAG ACACTATTGAGTGATAAAGCCGAACTAGAAAGAGAGCTGAAGGCTGTGAACGACAAACTTTCTTCTGCTCTGGTGGAATGTCGCGCTAAAGATGATTTTGCACAGAAACAGATGAAAATTGCACAGGAAGCAATTGCAG GTTGGGAGAAGACTGAAACCGAAGCAAGATTACTAAAGAGAGAACTAGAAAAAGCTCTACAGCAGAGCGTAGCTGGTGAAGAGAGATTAGTTAACTTGGATGGAGCACTCAAGGAATGCATGCAGCAGTTGCGTTTCATTCAAGGTGAGCAGGAGAAGACGATTCATGATGCAGTATCGAAGGCATcaaaagaatttgaaaaaacaaGGACTCTCTTAGAAAAAAAGTTAGCAGATGCTGGGCAGAAGCTTTCCCGATTAGGTTCCGAGAACACTCAACTTAGCATGGCTCTCATGGCAAAGGAAAAGGCAACAGGACATTTAAAAGGACAAGTAGCTCGAGCAGAAGCAGGTTTCAGTGCCTTGAAGACACGACTGGAATCTGTAGAAAAAGATAATGCTTCTCTGCTGTATGAGGTACGGGTCCTTGAGAAGGAGCTTGACATCCGGAATGAGGAGAGAGAATTTAATCGCCGAACAGCTGATGTTGCACAAAAGCAACATCTGGAGAGTGTGAAGAAAATTGCACAATTGGACTCCGAATGTCAAAGGCTACGCGTCCTTGTTAGAAAGAGATTGCCAGGCCCTGCCGCCTTGGCCAAAATGAGGAATGAAGTTGAAATGCTGGGGAATGATCATGCTAAAATGAGGAGAAGGAAGTCTAATCCGTATCCAAATGGTTCAGTAGACTTAACTTCAGAGACGGCTCTTGATACTCCGAACAGAAAGGTTAACTTCCTCTCTGAGCAATTATTCATGATGGAAGAGGAAAATAGGACTCTGAAAGAAGCCCTTAACAAACAAGATAATGAACTCAAACTTTCTAGGGTGACAAATGCTCAAACAACTGCTGAACCAGAAAAATATCTTCCTTCTACGCAGGAACTATCTATGACATCACTGTCTGATATGGGCAGTGATGACATAGGTGGCTGTTCCGACTCTTGGGCTTCTGCACTAATGTCAGAACTGGAGCATTTCAAAAATGAGAAACAAATAGGTCCACCTTCAATTATAAGTGTAGGAGCTTCAGATATAAATCTGATGGATGACTTTGCAGAGATGGAAAAATTAGCCGTCGAGTCTACATTTAACCCTCTGGGAGTTATTCATCATGCTTTACCGAGGGAAAATGGAAATGGGGGTGTTTTGGAGTCTCAGTTATGTTCTCATTCATCAGAAACAGATAGTACAGAAAGAGTTCCTGCGACAGATCGTTATGTTTCCAGCAATGATAACCAGTTAAAAGCAATATTGACAAATAAAGCTTCTGGTGGAGTCGACAACATACTGAAAATGCTCTTGGAGCATGGCCATGTAACACAAAGAAACCCTTGTGAAATACTGGAAGATATCAGAACTGCTCTGGCACAAAAATATCCCTCAAGTAAGAAACCTGCGGAAGCAAATGAAAGTGCAATAGATACTGATATTACATGTTCTCCCAACAATGGTGAGTGTAAGGAGATACGTGATGACTCATATACAGGAACTGATGATAATGTCTCATTAGAAAAAAAGTGTGAACCAGACATGTTGTCATATATGGGTACATCGATTAATAAGGTGATTAATATCATAGAAGGAATCAATATATCCTCGACAGATGGTAGTATTCCAGAAATCTTATCTCACAATGGTAATGGACTTCTACCATATGAAAGTGCACCGAAGGAGACAGCCTATGTGGTTCGTGTTTTCCAGTGGAAAACTTCAGAACTCTCTGctattcttcaagaatttgtcCAAACTTGCCGTGATCTATTGAATGGAAAGGTTCACGTTGAAAAGTTTACTGAAAGATTAACTTGGACACTGGAATGGATTGTGAACCACTGCTTTTCCCTTCAAGATGTTTCAAGCATGAAGGATActataaaaaatcattttgactggGATGACTCGCAAAGTATTGACATGGAAACTGGGGTGATTAATCCTATCTTTGAATTTGATAAACTTCAGACTGAAGGAGGAAACTCATTATACTCTCCTGCTTTTTCCTCACTCGGTCGTATGAGTTCTTTGCCAGAGAAAAAAGTTCTATCATCTGTAGATAATGAAAGTCAATTATGGAAAGATGAGTTTCCAGAAGAGGGACCTACAAAGGCAGATCTGGAAGGGAAACTGCAAGCAGAAACTCTCCAGAGTGATTCCTTGATGGTTCAACTTCAGGAATCAGAGGAAACAGTCAAAAGCTTGCAAAAAGAAGTAGAAAATCTCAGACAGTCAAAGGGAATGATTGAGGATcaaattgagaaagaaaagaTGGTGAAAGATGAACTTGAGAGGCAATTCAAAGCAGCTAAACTGGAACTGAATGAAGCTTGTCGAAAGGCTTGCTGTTTAGAAAAGGAACTGGAGGACAAAAATAAGTCCTATAACAAGCTCGATTCTACATGTCATATGCTTGAGCTGCAGCAAGAAAG CACGGAAGATCTGGAGTTATCAGAGAATGCCGAGGTGGACCCTGAAGAAAAGCTTCTTCAAAGC GATCGGGACATCACTGCAGCTTCAGAAAAGTTGGCCGAGTGTCAAGAGACTATTCTGAACCTGGGGAAGCAGTTGAAGGCATTGGCCTCGCCTGGGGATGCCGCTCTCTTTGATAAGGTGATATCTACAACTTCAGAAACAACTACTGCTACCATGACAACCCCAAGCAAGAATTTTGGACGCCGTTCATCTCTTCTTGACAAGATGCTGGCTGAGGACGATGAAATGGGGTCTCCTACTACTACCAAGGAAGTCATTCTGGATCTCAAGAAAACTACT